From Vibrio fortis, a single genomic window includes:
- a CDS encoding MalM family protein: MTNKSSMLAVLLGALLSGCASDAQVQTQLTPPTNAEVCCSDFSQFPYAQLNDNEDLKFDIDLGSPVGTFTTGNSHFAAFRFSDRSAEMLVTLSSLMIDDSVFAPEAILLDENFQPVKTVKFEDFKVRASDAFTRTSYIERLHIDASKTPFLVIYTPADELGKQIKVDHPAKVRAKEFGEVMPMVTDLVYTNQLGGRLELEVETLKLRPYRAQPVVAPAAVAAAPVVAETKKPTTQIRVQQETQDFYISAIQNAVKSGDVPKALSLLDEAKALNVEGAQEAFVRAVNAK; the protein is encoded by the coding sequence ATGACAAATAAAAGCTCCATGTTAGCCGTTTTACTAGGTGCCTTGCTAAGCGGTTGTGCTTCAGATGCTCAAGTACAAACACAATTAACGCCCCCAACTAATGCAGAAGTATGCTGCAGCGATTTTTCGCAATTTCCATACGCCCAACTTAATGATAATGAAGATTTAAAATTTGATATCGACTTAGGCTCGCCGGTCGGTACCTTTACAACAGGCAACAGCCATTTTGCTGCGTTTCGATTCAGCGATCGTTCTGCAGAGATGCTAGTGACACTGTCTAGCCTGATGATTGATGACTCGGTATTTGCACCTGAAGCGATACTACTGGATGAAAATTTCCAACCAGTGAAAACAGTGAAGTTTGAAGACTTTAAAGTTCGTGCATCAGATGCCTTTACACGTACAAGCTATATTGAGCGCCTGCATATTGATGCAAGCAAAACACCGTTTTTGGTTATCTACACCCCAGCTGATGAACTCGGAAAGCAGATAAAAGTTGACCATCCTGCCAAGGTACGTGCTAAAGAGTTTGGTGAAGTGATGCCGATGGTGACCGATCTGGTTTATACTAATCAACTTGGTGGTCGCCTAGAGCTAGAAGTAGAGACGCTTAAGCTTCGCCCTTACCGCGCTCAACCTGTTGTAGCGCCGGCTGCAGTAGCTGCCGCGCCAGTCGTTGCTGAAACGAAAAAGCCGACAACGCAAATCCGAGTTCAGCAAGAAACTCAAGACTTCTACATCTCTGCAATTCAAAATGCAGTGAAATCGGGCGATGTGCCGAAAGCGCTAAGCTTGCTAGATGAGGCAAAAGCACTGAATGTCGAAGGGGCACAAGAAGCCTTTGTACGAGCAGTCAACGCCAAATAA
- a CDS encoding alpha/beta hydrolase — protein MTQIEQDDLLLIEAFPMPQLKRTRTLRIHLPYDYKTSDKRYPVLYMHDGQNVFDEITATYGMCWQAKTTLDEMQQQGETDGIILVAIDSSDELDKMGRYNEYSPWKATRQISEFGIPDEFCEFGGEGDDYVDFIVDTLKPYIDLNYRTQPQRSTTYLAGSSMGGLISLYGGGKHQHAFGALGVFSPAFWFNHGEYFNYTSGLEFELPVKIYMDMGQMKSETIRMSTLLKCI, from the coding sequence ATGACACAAATAGAACAAGACGACCTACTATTAATAGAGGCGTTCCCCATGCCTCAGTTGAAGCGCACGCGCACCTTACGAATTCATCTCCCTTACGATTACAAAACATCCGATAAACGTTATCCAGTGCTCTATATGCACGACGGTCAAAATGTGTTTGATGAGATCACGGCGACTTACGGCATGTGTTGGCAGGCGAAAACGACACTGGATGAAATGCAACAGCAAGGTGAAACGGATGGCATCATTTTAGTGGCCATCGACAGTAGTGACGAGCTCGATAAAATGGGGCGTTACAATGAGTATTCCCCTTGGAAAGCCACGAGACAGATCAGTGAGTTTGGTATTCCAGATGAATTCTGCGAGTTTGGTGGTGAAGGGGATGACTACGTCGACTTTATTGTTGATACATTAAAGCCATACATTGATCTCAATTACCGAACGCAACCGCAACGTAGCACGACGTATTTGGCTGGGAGCTCAATGGGAGGGCTGATCAGTTTATATGGTGGCGGAAAACACCAACATGCTTTTGGCGCGCTTGGCGTGTTCTCCCCTGCGTTTTGGTTTAACCACGGCGAATATTTTAATTATACCTCTGGCTTGGAGTTTGAACTTCCCGTTAAGATTTATATGGATATGGGGCAAATGAAAAGCGAGACGATACGAATGTCGACTTTGCTAAAGTGTATTTAG
- a CDS encoding amylo-alpha-1,6-glucosidase produces MQIPTLYLKGTFNGWGLDTPLSVIDDHTLQATLCLSTDQYRFKISDLDGTKQWTLSGHSTKATECALEEALSLVNTQGIGNDLLFTPQAAGHYTVTIDFTSSTPAMTIEQGEQKSEAEIQRPTIDIALKAAEAQQQEWKKPSFALEADELFAQLAITEATPFTFVFGDNVDGYYHGTTHTFVNSGKYRHHQGWLFGGFASFINQVINDKTQAKQASLMPYGLEHHYSSSQDCLSLMQQKRQIALSVKSDTQQTLSLLPELNIPSHYVQVHQSADHIILELDDQICPEGCPKFVSLIANRPVHVQELSAQHARTIAEPMHLSSNNLNLLFSTQEEQTELVVYLSFAHQLSDAQNMAKNAAEKSALVSHQQSNYHFLCNNYLWTNDVEYNKAVMWARLASRTFVSHEFGTGIWAGLPWFKDCWGRDTFIALSGTSLVNGLFEEAKAIIENFAAMQMTDESSVNFGRIPNRVTSKTNIIYNTTDGTPWMIREALEYINYSGDEAFAKAIYPALKRFISGVEKHYLAQDGLMSHRHPDTWMDAKIDGAIPWSPRGPKANDIQALWFESLHCAMALAELVGDDESKQHWQARAAQVKQSFINQFWNSEQRCLADHLTDGDKPDYSARPNQLMTISIPQQESLTTPDIEQQIVKNAVDKLLFPWGICSLQQQHVDFHPYHDNQSQYHKDAAYHNGTIWGWNAGFTVTALTRYKQQDFSYQLSKNLAKQILNQGCRGTMSENLDAYQHDNNKLVESGTFAQAWSVSEYARNAQQDYLGYRPQLLDNRINIAPKLPQQWTQFDASLPYGKSKQVVLSYSLNDEVARYILTSSEESEAMSDIELVLTLDINNGQYAEIRSPLAIDLEITINQESGEVTANNAKAVITIHNQPNYELLEGLEFAMPEFSIAHNSILNQDYLRSKRENQELAVAKD; encoded by the coding sequence ATGCAAATCCCAACACTCTACCTAAAAGGTACATTTAATGGCTGGGGACTCGACACCCCACTTTCAGTAATCGACGATCATACGCTTCAAGCCACGTTATGCCTCTCGACAGATCAATACCGCTTCAAAATCTCAGACCTCGATGGCACCAAGCAATGGACACTATCAGGCCACTCAACCAAAGCCACAGAATGTGCCCTAGAAGAAGCGTTATCACTGGTTAACACTCAAGGCATTGGGAACGACCTTCTATTCACGCCACAAGCCGCAGGCCACTATACAGTGACCATTGATTTCACATCCAGCACTCCTGCCATGACCATAGAACAAGGTGAGCAGAAGTCAGAAGCAGAGATACAAAGACCTACTATTGATATTGCATTGAAGGCGGCCGAAGCTCAGCAACAAGAGTGGAAAAAGCCTAGCTTCGCGTTAGAAGCCGATGAACTATTTGCACAACTCGCAATTACCGAGGCAACCCCGTTTACTTTCGTGTTTGGCGACAACGTTGATGGCTACTATCACGGCACCACCCACACTTTTGTAAACAGCGGCAAATATCGCCATCATCAAGGCTGGCTGTTTGGAGGTTTTGCTAGCTTCATCAATCAGGTTATCAATGACAAAACTCAAGCTAAACAAGCGTCTTTGATGCCTTACGGGCTGGAACATCACTACTCATCGAGCCAAGATTGCTTAAGCTTGATGCAACAGAAAAGACAGATCGCCCTTTCCGTAAAAAGCGATACGCAACAGACATTGAGTCTGCTACCTGAGCTCAATATCCCAAGTCACTATGTTCAGGTTCATCAATCCGCCGATCACATTATCCTAGAGTTGGATGACCAAATTTGTCCTGAAGGGTGCCCTAAGTTTGTCTCGCTGATTGCCAATCGCCCAGTACACGTTCAGGAACTTTCAGCACAGCATGCCCGTACCATTGCAGAGCCGATGCATCTCTCTTCAAATAACCTTAACCTGCTGTTCTCAACCCAGGAAGAACAAACAGAGTTAGTGGTGTATTTGAGTTTTGCTCATCAACTTTCCGACGCTCAAAACATGGCTAAGAACGCAGCGGAAAAAAGTGCACTCGTCAGTCATCAACAATCGAACTATCACTTCTTATGTAACAACTACTTGTGGACCAATGATGTTGAATACAACAAAGCGGTGATGTGGGCGCGTTTAGCCAGTCGCACTTTTGTCAGTCACGAATTTGGTACGGGTATTTGGGCTGGTTTACCTTGGTTTAAAGATTGTTGGGGGCGAGATACTTTTATCGCGCTATCTGGTACCAGTCTGGTTAACGGTTTATTCGAAGAAGCGAAAGCCATTATTGAGAACTTTGCCGCAATGCAGATGACCGACGAGTCTTCGGTTAACTTTGGCCGAATTCCAAACCGAGTCACCAGTAAAACCAATATCATCTATAACACCACAGATGGCACGCCGTGGATGATTCGCGAGGCACTGGAGTACATTAACTATTCCGGCGATGAAGCTTTTGCTAAAGCCATCTATCCAGCTTTAAAGCGTTTTATCTCCGGGGTTGAAAAACACTACCTTGCGCAAGATGGACTGATGAGCCACCGCCACCCTGATACCTGGATGGATGCTAAAATCGACGGTGCGATCCCATGGTCACCAAGAGGGCCAAAAGCCAATGATATTCAAGCACTTTGGTTTGAGAGCCTGCATTGTGCGATGGCCTTAGCGGAACTGGTTGGTGATGATGAGAGCAAACAGCACTGGCAAGCGCGAGCAGCCCAAGTCAAACAGAGCTTCATCAATCAATTTTGGAACTCAGAGCAACGTTGTTTAGCGGATCACCTAACCGATGGCGATAAGCCTGACTATAGCGCTAGGCCAAACCAGCTCATGACCATATCAATTCCGCAGCAAGAATCTCTGACTACGCCTGACATTGAGCAACAGATCGTAAAAAATGCAGTCGATAAGTTGCTGTTCCCTTGGGGTATCTGTTCTCTGCAGCAACAACATGTAGACTTCCACCCCTATCATGATAACCAAAGCCAATATCATAAAGATGCGGCCTATCACAATGGAACGATCTGGGGCTGGAATGCCGGCTTTACCGTTACGGCGTTAACTCGATACAAGCAACAAGACTTTAGCTACCAACTGTCTAAGAACCTTGCCAAGCAGATCCTGAATCAAGGCTGCCGTGGCACTATGAGTGAAAACTTAGATGCTTACCAACATGACAATAACAAGTTGGTTGAATCTGGCACCTTTGCACAGGCTTGGTCGGTATCAGAGTACGCGAGAAACGCTCAGCAAGATTACCTAGGCTACCGCCCTCAACTGCTAGATAACCGCATCAATATTGCACCTAAACTGCCTCAGCAGTGGACGCAATTTGATGCATCGCTACCTTACGGGAAAAGTAAACAAGTTGTCCTGAGTTATTCATTAAACGATGAGGTCGCACGTTACATTCTCACATCGAGTGAAGAGTCTGAAGCGATGTCTGATATCGAACTGGTTTTAACCTTAGATATCAATAATGGACAATACGCAGAAATTCGGTCTCCACTTGCGATCGATCTAGAGATCACGATCAACCAAGAGAGTGGCGAAGTCACAGCAAACAACGCTAAGGCGGTGATCACTATTCATAATCAACCAAATTATGAATTATTAGAAGGGCTTGAATTTGCGATGCCAGAGTTTTCCATTGCCCATAATAGTATTCTGAATCAAGATTATTTGCGCAGTAAAAGGGAAAATCAGGAGTTAGCAGTAGCTAAAGATTAA
- the malE gene encoding maltose/maltodextrin ABC transporter substrate-binding protein MalE, with the protein MKPLLKTLSICTLAALCNAPAIAMEEGEITIWINGDKSYAGLAEIGKQFEEDTGVAIKVQYPDSLEAKFQQHAATGGGPDIIFWAHDRFGGYAEAGLLHELNPSKEFKDKLVDFSWDAVTVNGKVVGYPLAIEAPSLIYNKDLLPTPPKTWEELASIQKEMAKQNKKAIMWDVKNAYFTWPMISAGGAFAFEKTATGYDAKSTGVNNAAGVRGLQFLVDMVNQGVVDPNMDYSVSEAEFTKGEVAMTINGPWSWGNLDKLGVNYGVAELPTLNGGKGNPFVGILSAGINASSPNTDLAVEFLENYLFQDEALKIMNDDKPLGAVTLKSFQKILESDERIKSTMTNAENGEIMPNIPQMTAYWFAEGAAIDNAMQGKQTVREALDTAAKQITK; encoded by the coding sequence ATGAAACCTCTATTAAAAACACTTTCAATCTGTACTCTTGCTGCTCTATGTAATGCACCTGCTATTGCAATGGAAGAAGGCGAAATCACAATCTGGATCAACGGCGACAAGAGCTACGCTGGCCTTGCTGAAATCGGTAAACAATTTGAAGAAGACACAGGTGTTGCGATTAAAGTTCAATACCCTGATTCTCTAGAAGCGAAATTCCAGCAACACGCTGCAACAGGTGGCGGTCCAGACATCATTTTCTGGGCACACGACCGTTTTGGTGGCTACGCGGAAGCGGGCCTACTTCACGAGCTAAACCCAAGCAAAGAGTTTAAAGATAAGCTTGTAGACTTCAGCTGGGATGCCGTAACAGTAAACGGTAAAGTGGTGGGGTACCCATTAGCTATCGAAGCACCTTCTCTTATTTACAACAAAGACCTACTACCAACGCCGCCAAAAACTTGGGAAGAGCTTGCTAGCATTCAAAAAGAGATGGCGAAGCAGAACAAAAAAGCCATCATGTGGGACGTGAAAAACGCCTACTTCACATGGCCAATGATCTCAGCAGGTGGTGCATTTGCATTTGAGAAAACAGCAACTGGCTACGATGCGAAAAGCACAGGCGTGAACAACGCTGCAGGTGTCCGCGGCCTACAATTCCTAGTGGACATGGTTAACCAAGGCGTTGTTGATCCAAACATGGATTACTCTGTGTCAGAAGCTGAGTTCACTAAAGGTGAAGTCGCGATGACCATCAATGGCCCTTGGTCTTGGGGTAACCTAGACAAACTAGGCGTAAACTACGGCGTTGCTGAACTGCCAACACTGAACGGCGGTAAAGGTAACCCATTCGTAGGTATCCTAAGTGCAGGTATCAACGCTTCGAGCCCGAACACAGACCTAGCGGTTGAGTTCTTAGAAAACTACCTATTCCAAGACGAAGCGCTAAAAATCATGAACGATGACAAGCCTCTTGGTGCGGTAACACTGAAGTCATTCCAAAAAATTCTTGAGAGTGATGAGCGTATCAAGTCGACAATGACTAACGCAGAAAACGGCGAAATCATGCCAAACATCCCACAAATGACCGCTTACTGGTTCGCTGAGGGCGCGGCGATTGATAACGCTATGCAAGGCAAACAAACCGTGCGCGAAGCCCTAGACACAGCAGCAAAACAAATTACTAAGTAA
- a CDS encoding glycoside hydrolase family 13 protein, with protein sequence MEQKWWHDAVVYQIYPRSFLDSNNDGIGDLNGIISKLDYLKLLGINVIWLSPVYQSPMDDNGYDISDYQAIAEEFGSMEDMKRLMDEAKKRDIKIVMDLVVNHTSDEHRWFEQARSSKDNPYRDYYIWRDAKPDGSAPDDQQSIFGGSAWQWDEQTQQYYFHLFSKRQPDLNWENPKVQEEVHQMMNWWIDLGIGGFRLDVIDLIGKEIDKGITGNGPRLHSLLKQMNQATFGNKDLLTVGETWGATPEIAKLYSAQDRDELSMVFQFEHITLTWENGDKWNPIPLDLREFKNVLTKWQVELADDGWNSLFWNNHDLPRLVSKYGDDKQYRVESAKMLATCLHFLKGTPYIYQGEEIGMTNVAFDTLEQYKDIETHNFYKVKTEAGVTHEHMMGAIHENSRDNARTPMHWDSKPNGGFTEGTPWIELNPNFPEINVESALSDPNSIFFHYQKLIKLRKAHPAIVYGSFTPVFEEHDQVFAYVRELDGEKLFVVCNFSNDNLTLDMPEQYQTQTLDCLINNYQSVTELSAKLELAPYESFAVKL encoded by the coding sequence ATGGAACAAAAATGGTGGCATGACGCGGTAGTCTACCAAATCTACCCTCGCAGCTTTTTAGACTCGAACAACGACGGTATTGGTGACCTAAACGGCATCATCAGTAAACTGGATTACCTGAAACTACTTGGTATTAATGTCATTTGGTTATCACCAGTTTATCAATCTCCAATGGATGATAACGGTTATGACATTTCAGACTACCAAGCGATCGCTGAAGAGTTCGGTAGCATGGAAGACATGAAGCGTTTGATGGATGAAGCGAAGAAACGTGATATTAAGATTGTCATGGATCTTGTGGTTAACCACACGTCTGATGAACATCGTTGGTTCGAACAGGCTCGCTCTTCAAAAGACAATCCGTACCGTGACTACTACATCTGGCGTGATGCAAAGCCAGACGGTAGTGCACCAGATGACCAACAATCGATTTTTGGAGGCAGCGCATGGCAGTGGGACGAGCAAACGCAGCAGTACTACTTCCATCTATTCTCAAAGCGTCAGCCTGACCTAAACTGGGAGAACCCTAAAGTACAAGAAGAAGTCCACCAGATGATGAACTGGTGGATTGACCTAGGTATTGGGGGCTTCCGTCTTGATGTTATTGATCTGATCGGTAAGGAGATTGATAAAGGCATTACTGGCAACGGTCCGCGTCTTCATTCGCTATTGAAGCAGATGAACCAAGCGACTTTTGGTAATAAAGACCTACTTACCGTTGGTGAAACTTGGGGAGCAACACCTGAAATCGCTAAGCTATACAGCGCACAAGATCGCGACGAGCTTTCAATGGTGTTCCAGTTCGAGCACATCACTCTTACATGGGAAAACGGTGACAAGTGGAACCCAATCCCGCTCGACCTGCGTGAATTCAAGAATGTATTGACCAAATGGCAGGTTGAACTGGCTGATGACGGCTGGAACTCGCTATTTTGGAACAACCACGACTTGCCACGCTTAGTTTCAAAGTATGGCGACGACAAGCAATATCGCGTTGAGTCAGCGAAAATGCTCGCTACATGCCTGCATTTCCTTAAGGGAACACCTTACATCTACCAAGGTGAAGAGATCGGCATGACCAACGTCGCCTTTGATACGCTAGAGCAGTACAAAGACATCGAGACTCACAACTTCTACAAAGTAAAAACAGAAGCGGGTGTAACTCACGAACACATGATGGGCGCGATTCACGAAAACAGCCGTGACAACGCCAGAACGCCGATGCACTGGGACAGCAAACCTAATGGTGGATTTACCGAAGGGACGCCTTGGATCGAACTTAACCCGAATTTCCCAGAAATTAACGTAGAGAGTGCACTAAGCGATCCAAACTCAATCTTCTTCCATTACCAAAAACTGATTAAGCTACGCAAAGCACACCCTGCTATCGTTTATGGTTCATTCACACCGGTATTTGAAGAGCATGACCAAGTCTTTGCTTACGTCAGAGAACTGGATGGCGAAAAGCTGTTTGTGGTTTGTAACTTCTCAAACGACAACCTAACACTGGATATGCCTGAGCAATACCAAACTCAGACACTTGATTGTCTAATCAATAACTATCAATCGGTCACTGAGTTGTCAGCTAAACTTGAACTGGCACCGTATGAATCATTCGCTGTGAAACTGTAA